A window of the Streptomyces luomodiensis genome harbors these coding sequences:
- a CDS encoding DUF6204 family protein, with protein sequence MFRVTIRGTFEELAEDDREALRTAVDAFPVAFTEAGTFTCDRSLSAFTFRCQVPAGPDDGEPEATERAIAALTAHGYPHRILRIGVTDLREIKIRRKSRTSGASRASRQG encoded by the coding sequence GTGTTCCGAGTGACCATCCGCGGCACCTTCGAGGAGTTGGCCGAGGACGACCGGGAGGCCCTGCGCACCGCGGTCGACGCGTTCCCGGTGGCCTTCACCGAGGCGGGCACCTTCACCTGCGACCGGAGCCTTTCGGCGTTCACCTTCCGCTGCCAGGTGCCCGCGGGGCCGGACGACGGCGAGCCGGAAGCGACCGAACGGGCCATCGCGGCGCTGACGGCGCACGGCTATCCCCACCGGATTCTGCGGATCGGGGTGACGGACCTGCGGGAGATCAAGATCCGCCGCAAGAGCCGCACAAGCGGCGCGAGTCGCGCGAGCCGGCAGGGCTGA
- a CDS encoding alpha/beta fold hydrolase: MTPARKVPRPTTAAAVSVTVLAGAAFGLAPAAQAVAPAAATASTATASATSIRFVDIPGDGGVNLAANVVAPADADSSRRLPLVVLPTSWSLPQVEYLAQAKKLAEAGYVVLTYNSRGFWQSGGKIETAGPPDIADASKVIDWALANTPADPDHIGMAGVSYGAGISLLAAGADQRIKAVVAMSGWADLVGSIYSGRTQHVQAAGLLGGAGELTGRPSEELRQILADFLGSRLDKEQDLIEWGKKRSPATYLDRINAGGAAIMLGNSWGDSIFPPNSYAGFFEKLTGPKRLELRPGDHATGELTGLLGLPNTTWDHTRQWLDRYLKGERNGIDRQAPVQLMSRTADGDVYEGYPSWSAVPSERRRVPLDTTEKITANHDSGANAGTVLLSGALDQFLKIPPLASIPLLPRSYAAVWQTGPYAGEQRVRGTVTLHTTVTSDRSDGTAVAYLYDVGPLGVGKLVTHAPFTFHDRTPGTPFGVDLELFSTAYDVPAGHRLALVVDTVDPLYIEHNPDGAHLTFSSPDADPSYLTVPVRG, encoded by the coding sequence GTGACCCCTGCCCGCAAAGTCCCGCGCCCCACGACGGCCGCCGCCGTCTCGGTGACCGTCCTGGCCGGTGCGGCATTCGGCCTCGCACCCGCCGCCCAGGCGGTGGCCCCGGCCGCCGCCACCGCCTCCACGGCCACCGCCTCGGCCACCTCCATCCGCTTCGTCGACATCCCCGGCGACGGCGGCGTCAACCTGGCCGCCAACGTCGTCGCCCCCGCGGACGCCGACAGCTCCCGTCGGCTTCCCCTCGTCGTGCTGCCCACCAGCTGGTCCCTGCCCCAAGTCGAATACCTCGCCCAGGCCAAGAAGCTCGCCGAAGCCGGCTATGTGGTGCTCACCTACAACTCGCGCGGCTTCTGGCAGTCCGGCGGGAAGATCGAGACGGCCGGGCCGCCCGATATCGCCGACGCCTCCAAGGTCATCGACTGGGCGCTCGCCAACACCCCCGCCGACCCCGACCACATCGGCATGGCCGGAGTCTCCTACGGTGCCGGGATCAGCCTGCTCGCGGCCGGTGCCGATCAGCGGATCAAGGCCGTGGTGGCCATGAGCGGCTGGGCGGACCTGGTCGGCTCGATCTACAGCGGCCGCACCCAGCACGTCCAGGCCGCCGGGCTGCTCGGCGGGGCCGGGGAGCTGACCGGCCGGCCCAGCGAGGAACTCCGGCAGATCCTCGCGGACTTCCTCGGCTCCCGCCTCGACAAGGAACAGGATCTGATCGAGTGGGGCAAGAAACGCTCCCCCGCCACCTACCTCGACCGGATCAACGCAGGCGGCGCGGCCATCATGCTGGGCAACTCCTGGGGCGACTCGATCTTCCCGCCCAACAGCTACGCCGGCTTCTTCGAGAAGCTGACCGGGCCCAAACGGCTGGAGCTGCGGCCCGGCGACCACGCCACCGGCGAGCTCACGGGGCTGCTCGGACTGCCCAACACCACCTGGGACCACACCCGGCAATGGCTCGACCGCTACCTCAAGGGCGAGCGCAACGGCATCGACCGCCAGGCGCCGGTGCAGCTGATGTCCCGTACGGCCGACGGCGACGTCTACGAGGGCTACCCCAGCTGGTCGGCCGTGCCCTCGGAGCGGCGCCGCGTCCCGCTCGACACCACCGAGAAGATCACCGCCAACCACGACTCCGGTGCCAACGCCGGAACGGTGCTGCTCAGCGGCGCCCTCGACCAGTTCCTGAAGATTCCGCCGCTCGCCTCGATCCCGCTGCTGCCCCGGTCCTACGCGGCCGTGTGGCAGACCGGACCGTACGCCGGCGAACAGCGCGTGCGCGGCACGGTGACGCTGCACACCACCGTGACCAGCGACCGCTCCGACGGCACGGCGGTCGCGTACCTCTACGACGTGGGCCCGCTGGGCGTCGGCAAGCTCGTCACCCACGCCCCGTTCACCTTCCACGACCGCACCCCGGGCACGCCCTTCGGAGTGGATCTGGAGCTGTTCTCCACGGCGTACGACGTGCCGGCCGGCCACCGCCTGGCGCTGGTCGTCGACACCGTCGACCCGCTCTACATCGAGCACAACCCGGACGGCGCCCACCTCACGTTCTCCTCCCCGGACGCCGACCCGTCGTACCTCACGGTCCCGGTCCGCGGCTGA